A portion of the Limosilactobacillus reuteri genome contains these proteins:
- a CDS encoding aldo/keto reductase — protein sequence MLELTNINSTFNLNNGVKIPCVGYGTFRTPADVAEQAVKEAIETGYRHIDTAAVYGNEEAVGKGIKDSGIKREDLFVTSKLWNANRGYEQTKKAFQETLDRLQMDYLDLYLIHWPANEKQFGDDAAKINAETWRAMEDLYNEGKIRAIGVSNFMPHHIAELMKTAKVAPAVDQIEVHPGWPHTEEVKYLQAHNILVEAWAPLGGQGAKVLTNPTMIQIADKYQKTPAQVCLRWVLQQGILPLPKSVHKERMISNQNIFNFELTDEDMRKISLLPNLGGQCADPDEVDF from the coding sequence ATGCTTGAATTAACTAATATTAACTCAACGTTCAACTTAAATAATGGGGTCAAGATTCCCTGCGTGGGATATGGTACATTTAGGACTCCGGCAGATGTAGCTGAACAGGCTGTGAAAGAAGCAATTGAAACTGGTTATCGACACATTGATACTGCGGCAGTTTACGGAAACGAAGAAGCAGTAGGGAAGGGTATTAAGGATTCAGGAATTAAGCGTGAAGACCTTTTTGTAACTAGCAAGTTATGGAATGCTAATCGTGGCTATGAACAAACGAAGAAGGCTTTTCAAGAGACGCTTGATCGTTTACAGATGGACTATTTAGACCTTTACTTAATTCACTGGCCCGCCAATGAAAAGCAGTTTGGCGATGATGCTGCCAAGATTAATGCTGAAACGTGGCGCGCAATGGAAGACCTTTACAATGAAGGCAAAATTCGGGCAATTGGGGTAAGCAATTTTATGCCTCACCATATTGCGGAATTAATGAAAACGGCCAAAGTAGCGCCAGCAGTTGATCAAATTGAAGTTCATCCGGGTTGGCCACATACAGAAGAAGTTAAATACTTACAAGCACACAATATCTTAGTTGAGGCGTGGGCTCCTTTAGGTGGTCAAGGTGCTAAAGTATTAACTAATCCAACAATGATTCAAATCGCTGATAAGTATCAAAAGACGCCAGCGCAAGTCTGCTTACGTTGGGTTCTCCAACAGGGGATTCTTCCATTACCGAAATCTGTCCATAAAGAACGGATGATAAGTAACCAAAATATATTTAATTTCGAATTAACGGATGAGGATATGCGCAAGATTAGTTTATTGCCAAATCTTGGCGGTCAATGTGCTGATCCAGATGAGGTTGATTTTTAA
- a CDS encoding ECF transporter S component, with product MESTFRLRRSIIAAMLLALTLVLGRFFLIPIPWTHGNVNLCDAGVFIAAMLLGPGAGTIVGGFGGMFLDLISGFPQDALFSFAAHGLEGFISGWIYKKYGNSTWGKWTAVLAGSIVMIAIYFICNTVMYHVITGFLSLGSNFIQGMIGGIVALIVIRQLKKHHVG from the coding sequence ATGGAATCTACTTTTCGGTTGCGCCGCTCAATTATTGCTGCAATGTTACTAGCACTAACTCTTGTTCTCGGACGCTTCTTTCTTATCCCTATTCCATGGACACATGGTAACGTCAACTTATGTGATGCTGGTGTATTCATTGCTGCCATGCTTTTAGGACCAGGAGCAGGAACAATTGTCGGCGGCTTTGGCGGAATGTTCCTTGACCTTATTTCCGGCTTTCCGCAAGATGCCTTATTTTCCTTTGCGGCTCATGGTTTAGAAGGATTTATCAGTGGCTGGATTTATAAAAAATATGGCAACTCCACCTGGGGCAAATGGACCGCAGTCTTAGCCGGATCAATTGTAATGATTGCAATCTACTTTATCTGCAATACCGTTATGTACCATGTAATCACCGGTTTTTTGAGTTTAGGTTCAAACTTTATCCAAGGAATGATTGGTGGAATAGTGGCGTTAATTGTTATTAGGCAACTAAAGAAGCATCATGTTGGATAA
- a CDS encoding FAD-dependent oxidoreductase: MKVIIVGCTHAGTITATQILQNHPETEVTIYERNDNVSFLSCGIAVYLSGDVGDPDAMFYSSPKQLAAMGATVHMQHNVTDIDPKTKTVTVTNLVTGETKTDHYDKLVDTTGSWPVIPPIEGVDGPNVYLCKNYHHAKELFNVAKDAQRIVVIGGGYIGVELVEAYTRQNKDVTLIDGSPRMLHKYFDREYTDRIQQEFVDHGASFAFDQRVTGFENHENGVTVKTNKGNYDADIAILCVGFRPNTDLLKGKVKMHDNGAIITNEYMQSSDPDIYAAGDSTAVHYNPTGKDAYIPLATNAIRQGTIVGTNLFGNTMRDMGTQSSSGLNLYGTTMVSSGLTLENAKEAGFDAAAVTVEDNYRPEFMPTTTPVLMTLVWDKKTRQILGGQFMSKHDVSQSANIISLCIQDKHTIDYLAFVDMLFQPHFDRPFNYVNILGQAAVKKQAELEK, translated from the coding sequence ATGAAGGTTATTATTGTTGGTTGTACGCATGCAGGGACAATTACTGCCACTCAAATTTTACAAAATCATCCAGAAACAGAAGTCACAATTTATGAACGTAATGACAATGTTTCATTCCTCTCATGTGGGATTGCGGTTTACCTGAGTGGTGATGTTGGTGACCCAGATGCAATGTTCTACTCAAGTCCCAAACAACTTGCTGCCATGGGGGCAACAGTTCATATGCAACATAATGTAACTGATATTGATCCTAAGACTAAGACGGTTACAGTGACAAACCTTGTGACAGGCGAAACAAAGACTGACCATTATGACAAGTTAGTTGATACTACTGGTTCTTGGCCAGTAATCCCACCAATTGAAGGTGTAGATGGCCCTAATGTTTATTTGTGCAAGAACTACCACCATGCTAAAGAATTGTTCAACGTTGCTAAAGATGCGCAACGGATTGTTGTAATTGGTGGAGGTTACATTGGAGTTGAATTAGTAGAAGCTTACACTCGTCAAAATAAGGATGTTACATTGATTGATGGTTCACCACGGATGCTTCATAAATACTTTGACCGCGAGTACACTGATCGGATTCAACAAGAATTTGTAGATCACGGAGCTAGTTTTGCCTTTGACCAACGAGTAACCGGATTTGAAAATCATGAAAATGGTGTAACCGTTAAGACAAATAAGGGCAACTATGATGCAGATATTGCTATTCTCTGTGTTGGATTCCGTCCGAATACTGACCTCTTAAAGGGTAAAGTGAAGATGCATGATAATGGGGCAATCATTACGAATGAATATATGCAATCATCTGATCCAGATATTTATGCTGCCGGAGATTCAACGGCTGTTCACTATAACCCAACTGGCAAGGATGCATACATTCCATTAGCTACTAACGCTATTCGGCAAGGAACAATTGTCGGAACAAATCTCTTTGGCAATACAATGCGCGATATGGGAACCCAATCTAGTTCTGGCTTAAACTTATATGGAACAACGATGGTATCATCTGGCTTAACTTTGGAGAATGCCAAAGAAGCGGGCTTTGATGCAGCTGCGGTGACAGTTGAAGACAACTACCGTCCAGAATTTATGCCGACAACAACTCCTGTATTAATGACATTGGTGTGGGATAAGAAGACTCGGCAAATTCTTGGTGGACAGTTTATGAGTAAGCATGATGTTTCTCAATCTGCTAACATCATTTCCTTATGTATCCAGGATAAGCACACGATTGATTATTTAGCATTTGTTGATATGCTATTCCAGCCACACTTCGATCGTCCGTTTAACTATGTAAATATTCTTGGTCAAGCGGCGGTAAAGAAGCAGGCTGAATTAGAAAAATAA
- a CDS encoding GMP reductase — protein sequence MKTFDYDDIQLVPNKCVIKSRKEADTSIKFGPHTFKIPVVPANMESVIDEDLAIWLAQNDYYYVMHRFNPETRAAFVKMMHEKGLFASISVGIKDDEYKFIDQLKSEQLNPEYITIDVAHGHSDFVIKMIEYIKEKLPDTFVTAGNVATPEAVRDLENAGADATKVGVGPGKACITKLKTGFGTGGWQLSAIRWCAKAARKPIIADGGIRHNGDIAKSVRFGASMVMIGSMLAGHLESPGHVITIDGKQYKQYWGSASEVQKGAYRNVEGKQMLVPYRGSIKDTLNEMQEDLQSAISYSGGRDLEAIRKVDYMIVKDSIMNGDF from the coding sequence ATGAAAACATTCGATTATGATGATATTCAATTAGTCCCAAACAAATGTGTGATCAAGAGCCGTAAGGAGGCAGATACAAGCATCAAGTTTGGCCCGCACACATTCAAGATCCCTGTTGTACCCGCAAACATGGAAAGCGTCATTGATGAAGATTTGGCGATTTGGCTTGCCCAAAATGACTATTATTATGTGATGCACCGCTTTAATCCAGAAACACGAGCAGCTTTCGTTAAAATGATGCACGAAAAAGGATTATTTGCTTCGATTTCGGTCGGGATTAAGGATGATGAGTACAAGTTTATTGATCAGCTAAAATCCGAACAATTAAATCCAGAGTACATTACGATTGATGTTGCTCACGGTCATTCAGATTTTGTAATCAAAATGATCGAATACATCAAAGAAAAGCTCCCAGATACCTTTGTAACCGCGGGGAACGTTGCAACTCCCGAAGCTGTTCGCGACCTCGAAAATGCAGGGGCAGATGCCACTAAGGTTGGGGTTGGCCCCGGTAAAGCTTGCATCACTAAGCTAAAGACTGGTTTCGGTACTGGCGGCTGGCAATTATCGGCTATTCGTTGGTGTGCTAAAGCCGCGCGAAAACCAATCATCGCTGACGGTGGTATTAGACATAATGGGGACATTGCTAAGTCTGTTCGTTTTGGCGCTTCAATGGTGATGATTGGTTCAATGCTTGCCGGTCACCTCGAATCACCAGGACATGTCATCACCATTGATGGAAAACAATATAAGCAATACTGGGGGTCTGCATCGGAGGTTCAAAAAGGTGCTTATCGAAATGTTGAAGGAAAGCAAATGCTCGTTCCTTACCGTGGCTCCATCAAAGACACCCTAAACGAAATGCAGGAAGATCTACAATCAGCTATTTCTTATTCGGGTGGTCGCGACCTTGAAGCTATTCGGAAGGTTGATTATATGATTGTAAAAGATTCAATTATGAACGGCGATTTTTAA
- a CDS encoding adenylosuccinate synthase gives MSSVVIVGSQWGDEGKGKMTDYLSQEADVVVRSQGGNNAGHTIAFDGKKFALRLVPSGIFAKDKLAVIGNGVVINPPALLKELHYLQDNGIDISGLRISSRSHITFPYHILLDKCQEEAKGDHKVGTTKNGIGPTYMDKVSRVGIRMCDLLEKDTFKEKLERNLAEKNELFTKLYHVDPINFDDIFESYYEYGQELKQYVTDTAQIVNDALDQDKKVLFEGAQGVMLDVDQGTYPYVTASNPIAGGVCTGVGVGPNKIETVVGICKAYSTRVGAGPFPTELTDEIGDQIRETGHEYGTVTGRPRRVGWFDSVAMRHARRVSGISCLSLNLLDVLTGLKTVKICTSYKLDGKQIDYYPASLKELERCEPVYEELPGWDEDITGAKKFEDLPINAQNYLKRVSELSESPLATVSVGADRIQTIIVKDPWELAHK, from the coding sequence ATGTCATCAGTTGTTATTGTTGGTAGTCAATGGGGCGATGAAGGAAAGGGTAAGATGACCGATTACCTAAGCCAAGAAGCGGACGTGGTGGTTCGTTCACAAGGTGGTAATAATGCAGGTCATACAATTGCATTTGATGGTAAGAAGTTTGCCCTCCGTCTAGTGCCATCTGGGATTTTTGCTAAAGACAAGTTAGCAGTAATTGGAAATGGAGTGGTTATTAATCCACCAGCATTATTAAAGGAATTGCATTATCTTCAAGACAACGGGATCGACATTTCTGGTTTACGGATTTCTAGTCGTTCACATATTACCTTCCCATACCACATTCTTCTTGATAAGTGTCAAGAAGAGGCAAAGGGTGATCACAAGGTGGGTACAACCAAGAATGGGATCGGCCCTACCTACATGGATAAGGTTTCACGGGTTGGTATCCGGATGTGCGACCTGCTCGAAAAGGACACCTTTAAAGAAAAGCTTGAACGTAACTTGGCTGAAAAGAACGAATTATTCACTAAGTTATACCATGTTGACCCAATTAACTTTGATGACATTTTCGAAAGTTACTACGAATACGGTCAAGAATTAAAGCAATACGTTACTGACACAGCTCAAATTGTCAATGATGCCCTTGATCAAGATAAGAAGGTTCTCTTTGAAGGAGCACAAGGGGTTATGCTTGATGTTGACCAAGGAACCTACCCATATGTTACTGCTTCTAACCCAATTGCGGGAGGAGTATGTACAGGTGTTGGTGTTGGCCCTAACAAAATTGAAACTGTTGTTGGGATTTGCAAGGCTTACTCGACGCGGGTTGGTGCTGGTCCGTTCCCAACCGAATTAACTGATGAGATCGGTGACCAGATTCGTGAAACTGGTCATGAATACGGAACGGTTACGGGTCGGCCACGGCGCGTTGGTTGGTTTGATAGTGTCGCAATGCGTCATGCACGGCGGGTTTCAGGAATTAGTTGCCTTAGCCTTAACTTGCTTGATGTTTTGACTGGTTTGAAGACCGTTAAGATTTGTACCTCATACAAACTTGATGGTAAGCAAATTGATTACTACCCAGCTAGTTTGAAGGAACTTGAACGTTGTGAACCAGTTTATGAAGAACTTCCAGGATGGGACGAAGATATTACTGGTGCGAAGAAGTTTGAAGACTTACCAATTAATGCGCAGAATTACTTGAAGCGGGTAAGTGAATTATCAGAATCCCCACTTGCAACTGTTTCCGTTGGTGCTGATCGGATTCAAACAATCATCGTTAAAGACCCTTGGGAATTAGCACATAAATAA
- a CDS encoding immunoglobulin-like domain-containing protein, with protein MMTQPTLTVEKHYLNWPLNHPLNQADIMHELGVQASDETGQDLTSKVMMNLTQVDVNKAGEYPVMLSVMDNNGQSTQVSITLNIQPMRTQNATQETATPQKSRRGWLWVIIVIVVILCAWWAISSHNRQAANQVAELKGATQQYQKDHDQQALESRLNKIQSQTQDLQNQVQSNSMKQDLNQVNETVNEVRENPDNGTKIVNNLKNKGDFQEIWGNISQEVQKWLDEFAN; from the coding sequence ATGATGACACAGCCAACACTAACAGTAGAAAAACATTATTTGAATTGGCCACTTAACCATCCTTTAAATCAAGCTGATATAATGCATGAGTTGGGTGTGCAAGCATCTGATGAAACGGGCCAAGATCTAACAAGTAAGGTCATGATGAACCTAACCCAAGTGGATGTTAACAAAGCAGGAGAATACCCTGTGATGTTAAGTGTAATGGATAATAACGGACAAAGTACTCAGGTAAGCATCACCCTAAATATTCAACCGATGCGGACACAGAATGCAACTCAGGAAACTGCAACGCCCCAAAAGTCAAGACGGGGATGGTTATGGGTTATTATCGTAATCGTAGTTATCTTATGTGCATGGTGGGCGATCAGCTCTCATAACCGGCAAGCTGCTAACCAAGTGGCAGAACTTAAAGGGGCAACTCAACAATACCAAAAAGACCACGATCAACAAGCATTAGAAAGTCGCCTTAATAAGATTCAAAGCCAGACTCAAGACTTGCAAAATCAAGTGCAAAGCAACAGCATGAAACAAGATTTAAACCAAGTTAATGAAACCGTTAATGAAGTACGGGAAAACCCAGATAATGGGACGAAAATTGTAAATAACTTAAAGAATAAGGGTGATTTTCAAGAAATCTGGGGAAATATTAGCCAAGAAGTCCAGAAGTGGCTAGATGAATTTGCTAATTAG
- the pyrR gene encoding bifunctional pyr operon transcriptional regulator/uracil phosphoribosyltransferase PyrR: protein MAHEILDGSSMQRALTRITYEIIEQNKGVDNLVFVGIKTRGVYLAKRLAKRLNQLENVEIPVAALDVSLYRDDRHVADYTQEPTVKTDQLDIDITNKHVILVDDVLFTGRTVRAALDALMDMGRPNRISLAVLVDRGHRELPIRPDFVGKNIPTAMNETVHVAVEEYDGHEDVTIEHN from the coding sequence ATGGCTCATGAGATCTTAGACGGCTCAAGTATGCAACGTGCATTGACCCGGATTACTTATGAGATTATCGAACAAAATAAGGGTGTCGATAACTTAGTATTTGTTGGAATTAAGACGCGAGGAGTATATTTAGCAAAGCGCCTCGCCAAGCGACTAAATCAGTTGGAAAATGTAGAAATTCCCGTGGCAGCACTTGACGTCTCTCTTTACCGTGATGACCGTCATGTAGCAGACTATACTCAAGAACCAACCGTAAAAACTGATCAATTAGATATTGATATTACTAACAAACATGTTATTTTGGTTGATGATGTGCTCTTCACTGGACGGACAGTTCGGGCGGCCTTAGATGCTTTGATGGATATGGGACGGCCAAATCGAATTTCACTAGCGGTCCTTGTTGATCGGGGACACCGTGAATTACCAATTCGGCCAGATTTTGTCGGGAAGAATATTCCGACTGCAATGAATGAAACTGTCCATGTAGCAGTTGAAGAATATGATGGCCATGAAGATGTAACAATTGAGCATAATTAA
- a CDS encoding TetR/AcrR family transcriptional regulator produces the protein MDIRKINTLNRIKEGFITVLDTKKLSECTTNDIVNSAEISKKTFYNYYQNKQDLLHEIENDLLEGLKEALVIDREELKDVKHLPGADEIKELAEVAFNHTLAFCNENKHALSNLLSSNGDMQFYQMIVEVANNEFDARVPYLFGDINIKEANVKSPLPFSFIKTLYINTIVNLLMLWGAAPDSLSINEIKSIAGLIQTKSPVELIQIYKSYLN, from the coding sequence ATGGATATTCGTAAAATTAATACGTTAAATAGAATTAAGGAAGGATTTATTACTGTTTTAGATACTAAAAAGTTATCAGAATGTACTACTAATGATATTGTAAATAGCGCTGAAATCAGTAAGAAAACCTTCTACAATTATTATCAAAATAAGCAGGATCTTCTTCATGAAATTGAGAATGATCTATTGGAAGGCCTGAAAGAAGCGCTTGTAATTGATCGTGAAGAGCTAAAAGATGTCAAGCATTTACCAGGTGCAGACGAAATTAAGGAATTAGCAGAAGTGGCATTTAATCATACGTTGGCTTTTTGTAATGAAAATAAGCATGCGTTGTCAAATTTGCTTTCCTCAAATGGAGATATGCAGTTTTATCAAATGATTGTTGAAGTAGCAAATAATGAATTTGATGCGCGAGTTCCATATTTGTTTGGGGATATAAATATTAAAGAAGCTAATGTGAAGTCGCCATTGCCATTCTCATTTATAAAAACCCTCTATATCAATACAATTGTTAATTTGTTAATGCTTTGGGGTGCCGCACCAGACTCTTTAAGCATTAATGAAATTAAGTCAATTGCAGGCTTGATTCAAACAAAATCACCAGTTGAATTGATTCAAATTTATAAATCTTATTTAAACTAG